From the genome of Pelagicoccus sp. SDUM812003, one region includes:
- a CDS encoding beta-galactosidase, with the protein MTKFLNRFLAATTAFGGLQLSAAAVQPNQRVVLDLSTGNLPAAVSATQSQLIPSEDGLRVLLDASQPYSGLNLTPAEPWDLSGSSESALVFDVANHGERSVQIFVTVRDSNGASAVRSVNIPRGFDGSLYYELSSQSQQFDAGMRDTPDPWEIDATRLIWMWGSQPTDFNLSQIANVSVVAHHNLFDKAFTLKRLRLLTDIPYDESQFKGIVDKFGQPAKSDFTLKVKTEKELRRLAQMELTQLKEESGPDDRSKFQGWKTGPKLEATGYFRTEKIGSKWALIDPEGYLFFSNGIANIRMANTSTYTGIDYRDDSLRIIDPQDTTPEDSKGMVKASKSVTDTAFVANRLRYGMFKGLPEYDDPLAKHYSYRRESHTGPIEHGQTYSFYQANLERRYGDDFMEQWQDVTIERMLDWGFTSFGNWVDPAFYDNQRIPYFANGWIIGDFKTVTSGFDIWAPLPDPFDPKFRERARVTIDRIAKEVNGSPWCVGVFVDNEKSWGRMNSNTSRYGIVLNTLMRSSFESPCKTAFDLYLKGRYKTIAALNNAWDTKIDNWESFAGGFDLGHENYSEAMLADLADLLQLYAEEYFRIVNGELKRAMPNHLYMGVRFAHWGMTPEVVEAAKKHMDVISYNYYQEGLDDSFWNFLPEIDMPSIIGEFHNGSTDSGLFHPGLIHAADQADRGRWYKDYMNSVIENDYFVGAHWFQYIDSPATGRAHDGENYNVGFVSITDVPYQDLVNAAKEVNETLYQKKFGDLEK; encoded by the coding sequence ATGACGAAATTTTTAAACCGATTCCTTGCTGCGACGACCGCCTTTGGCGGCCTTCAACTATCCGCCGCCGCGGTCCAGCCAAATCAGCGTGTGGTTCTCGACCTTTCGACAGGCAACCTTCCCGCCGCTGTTTCCGCGACTCAATCGCAACTGATACCCAGCGAGGATGGACTCCGTGTCTTACTTGATGCTTCGCAACCATACAGTGGCCTGAACCTAACTCCAGCTGAGCCATGGGACCTATCCGGCTCGAGCGAATCGGCCCTCGTCTTCGACGTGGCTAACCATGGCGAGCGATCCGTTCAGATTTTCGTCACTGTACGCGATTCGAACGGTGCCAGTGCCGTGAGGAGCGTCAACATACCGAGGGGATTCGATGGATCGCTCTACTACGAGCTGTCCAGCCAGTCGCAACAATTCGATGCTGGCATGCGTGATACGCCCGACCCTTGGGAAATCGATGCAACTCGCCTCATTTGGATGTGGGGATCACAACCGACGGATTTCAATTTGAGCCAGATAGCCAACGTCTCCGTCGTCGCCCACCACAATCTTTTCGACAAGGCGTTCACCCTAAAACGACTCCGACTTCTGACGGACATCCCGTACGACGAATCCCAGTTCAAGGGTATCGTTGATAAGTTCGGACAACCTGCCAAGAGCGACTTCACCCTAAAAGTGAAAACCGAGAAGGAACTGCGTCGCTTGGCTCAAATGGAGCTAACCCAATTGAAAGAGGAATCGGGACCGGACGATCGTTCGAAGTTCCAAGGCTGGAAAACAGGTCCGAAGCTGGAAGCCACCGGATACTTTCGAACCGAAAAGATTGGTAGTAAATGGGCGCTTATCGATCCGGAGGGCTATTTATTCTTTTCCAACGGAATAGCCAATATCCGCATGGCGAATACATCCACCTATACAGGCATCGACTATCGCGATGACTCGCTACGAATAATCGATCCGCAAGACACAACCCCAGAGGACTCAAAAGGCATGGTCAAGGCTAGCAAGTCGGTGACCGACACTGCATTCGTCGCGAATCGGCTTCGCTACGGCATGTTCAAAGGACTCCCCGAATACGACGATCCTTTGGCGAAACACTACAGCTACCGGCGCGAATCGCACACCGGCCCCATAGAACACGGTCAAACCTACAGCTTCTACCAAGCCAATCTAGAGAGACGATATGGTGATGACTTTATGGAGCAATGGCAAGATGTAACCATAGAGAGGATGTTAGACTGGGGTTTCACCTCTTTCGGCAATTGGGTGGATCCCGCCTTCTACGACAACCAGCGAATCCCCTACTTCGCCAATGGCTGGATCATTGGAGACTTCAAGACCGTGACCTCCGGCTTCGACATTTGGGCTCCCCTCCCCGATCCCTTCGATCCAAAATTCCGCGAGCGGGCAAGGGTCACGATCGACCGAATCGCAAAGGAGGTGAACGGCAGCCCTTGGTGCGTAGGTGTGTTCGTAGACAACGAAAAGAGCTGGGGTCGAATGAATTCGAATACGTCTCGCTACGGAATAGTGCTCAACACCTTGATGCGCTCAAGCTTCGAAAGCCCCTGCAAGACAGCTTTCGACCTGTACCTGAAAGGGAGGTACAAAACCATCGCAGCCTTAAACAACGCATGGGACACCAAAATAGACAATTGGGAATCATTCGCAGGCGGCTTCGACCTAGGCCATGAGAACTATAGCGAAGCGATGCTGGCCGATCTTGCCGATCTTTTGCAGCTCTACGCCGAGGAGTATTTCCGCATCGTAAACGGCGAACTCAAGCGGGCCATGCCCAATCACCTCTACATGGGCGTTCGCTTCGCCCATTGGGGCATGACTCCCGAAGTCGTGGAGGCTGCAAAGAAGCACATGGATGTAATCAGCTACAACTACTACCAAGAAGGGCTCGACGACAGCTTCTGGAACTTCCTTCCGGAGATCGACATGCCCAGTATCATCGGCGAATTCCACAACGGTTCGACCGACAGCGGACTCTTCCATCCCGGTTTGATCCACGCCGCCGACCAGGCTGACCGTGGGCGATGGTACAAGGACTATATGAATTCCGTGATCGAGAACGACTACTTCGTAGGCGCTCATTGGTTCCAGTACATCGACTCGCCCGCAACGGGCCGCGCCCACGATGGTGAGAACTACAATGTAGGTTTCGTCAGCATCACCGACGTCCCCTACCAAGACCTCGTCAATGCGGCCAAAGAAGTGAATGAAACGCTCTACCAAAAGAAATTCGGCGACCTCGAAAAATAG